A genome region from Fervidobacterium changbaicum includes the following:
- a CDS encoding DegT/DnrJ/EryC1/StrS family aminotransferase, which translates to MIPLFDLTRQYQKIRSEVLEALDQVLSDGRVILGPAVEKFEKELAEYLNVKHAIGVANGSDALVISLHAIGIEKGEKVVTTPYTFFATASCIVRNGGVPIFVDVEPDTYNINLDQVESVLKKEKVKVVIPVHLFGRTVDFEKMDFLKQRFGVKILEDAAQSIGSEGKIGNIVKKSGTFGDIGIFSFFPTKNLGAYGDAGAIVTNDDELAERARMLRQHGSKRKYYHEMVGYNSRLDSMHAAILSIKLKYLDEWTQRRIEIAKLYQKLFEEKKLPVKYPKVEEKDYKVHVYHQYVVEFEDEKARDRVKEHLTKNEIGTALYYPLPLHLQKCFSEYGYKEGDFPVAERLSKTTLALPIFPELTDEEVQFVVEKISEVL; encoded by the coding sequence ATGATTCCTCTCTTTGATTTGACAAGACAGTACCAGAAAATTAGAAGCGAAGTCTTAGAGGCTCTGGACCAAGTTCTATCAGACGGAAGAGTTATACTTGGCCCTGCTGTAGAAAAATTTGAAAAAGAACTCGCTGAATATTTAAATGTTAAGCACGCTATCGGAGTAGCAAACGGAAGCGATGCATTAGTTATCTCTCTCCATGCCATTGGAATAGAGAAAGGTGAAAAGGTCGTAACCACACCGTACACCTTCTTCGCCACGGCTTCTTGTATCGTCAGGAACGGTGGTGTTCCCATATTCGTAGATGTAGAACCCGACACATACAATATTAACCTTGATCAAGTTGAAAGCGTGCTAAAGAAAGAAAAAGTGAAGGTTGTTATACCCGTTCATTTATTCGGCCGAACAGTTGATTTTGAAAAAATGGACTTTCTCAAACAGAGGTTTGGTGTTAAAATATTGGAGGATGCCGCGCAATCGATAGGAAGCGAAGGCAAAATCGGCAATATCGTCAAAAAATCAGGAACATTTGGTGATATTGGTATTTTTTCTTTCTTCCCAACGAAAAACCTTGGTGCTTATGGCGACGCAGGTGCGATAGTAACAAACGATGACGAATTAGCTGAACGTGCAAGGATGCTGCGACAGCACGGTTCAAAAAGAAAGTACTACCATGAAATGGTTGGCTACAATTCACGACTCGATTCCATGCACGCGGCGATACTCAGCATCAAACTTAAATATTTAGACGAATGGACACAAAGAAGGATAGAAATAGCAAAGCTTTATCAAAAGCTCTTTGAAGAAAAGAAACTCCCTGTGAAATATCCAAAAGTGGAAGAAAAAGATTATAAAGTACACGTTTATCACCAGTACGTTGTTGAATTTGAAGATGAAAAAGCAAGAGATAGGGTCAAGGAACACTTGACCAAGAACGAAATCGGCACTGCATTGTATTATCCACTTCCTCTGCATTTACAGAAGTGTTTCAGCGAATACGGTTACAAGGAAGGGGATTTCCCGGTTGCAGAAAGGTTATCAAAAACGACACTTGCGCTACCAATATTCCCAGAACTAACCGATGAAGAAGTTCAATTCGTTGTAGAAAAAATAAGTGAGGTGTTATAA
- a CDS encoding NCS2 family permease — protein MESVDRYFGISQVGSTVRREIVAGITTFLTMAYIVFVNPSILVQAIPGIFDQTGKVLDQALYNTYYGAFMVATIAGGAIATLIMGLFANYPFALAPGMGLNAYFTYTVCLKLGIPWQLALTAVFIEGLIFVFLTVTGARAFVAKAVPQPVKAATGAGIGLFIALIGMKNAGIVMADPVTAVTLGHLNRPDTLLAIVGFFITVVLFALNVPGSILLGIIFTTIIGATPLFNVTHYQGIIGKIPDISPTFLKLRFDAQTLLSGTFWVVVGTFFFVDFFDTLGTLTGLAEGTGFTKKNGELERGTRAYLADAIGTVVGALFGTSTVTTYIESSTGIAVGGRTGLTAVVVALLMLAMLFFSPLALTVPAAATAPALIFVGVLMVKSLLNIKWDDITDAVPAFVTLTMIPFTYSIANGIALGIITYPIVKTLSGKRKEVHWFTWMLAILFIAYLTFFRE, from the coding sequence ATGGAAAGTGTCGACAGGTACTTCGGTATTTCACAGGTAGGTTCCACGGTCCGAAGAGAGATCGTGGCAGGTATTACCACGTTCCTGACGATGGCTTACATCGTCTTTGTCAACCCATCCATCCTTGTCCAAGCTATCCCAGGCATATTTGACCAAACTGGAAAAGTTCTCGACCAAGCTCTTTACAACACATACTACGGTGCATTTATGGTCGCAACGATAGCTGGCGGTGCCATTGCAACGCTCATCATGGGATTGTTTGCAAATTACCCATTCGCACTTGCACCTGGTATGGGGCTCAATGCCTACTTTACCTACACAGTGTGTTTGAAGCTCGGCATTCCTTGGCAGTTAGCTTTAACCGCGGTTTTCATCGAAGGTCTCATATTTGTCTTCCTAACGGTAACAGGTGCCAGAGCGTTCGTTGCAAAAGCAGTTCCACAACCAGTGAAAGCGGCAACTGGTGCAGGTATTGGACTGTTCATCGCTTTGATAGGTATGAAAAATGCTGGGATTGTCATGGCCGATCCGGTAACGGCTGTAACGCTCGGTCATCTGAACAGACCAGACACATTACTTGCCATCGTAGGATTCTTTATAACCGTTGTTCTGTTCGCCTTGAATGTTCCAGGCTCTATTCTTCTTGGTATCATTTTCACAACGATAATTGGTGCAACTCCTCTCTTCAATGTTACTCACTATCAAGGAATAATAGGCAAAATACCCGATATATCTCCAACATTCCTCAAACTTAGATTTGATGCACAGACGCTGCTTTCGGGCACTTTCTGGGTTGTTGTTGGAACCTTCTTCTTCGTTGACTTTTTTGACACATTGGGAACTCTAACTGGACTTGCTGAAGGTACTGGATTCACAAAGAAGAACGGCGAGCTCGAGAGAGGAACAAGGGCGTATCTTGCAGACGCAATAGGAACCGTTGTAGGAGCTCTTTTTGGAACTTCGACAGTTACAACTTACATTGAAAGTAGCACAGGTATTGCAGTTGGAGGAAGGACTGGCTTAACCGCTGTTGTCGTTGCCTTACTCATGCTTGCCATGTTGTTCTTCTCGCCACTTGCACTGACCGTACCAGCAGCAGCAACAGCCCCAGCTCTCATATTCGTCGGCGTCCTCATGGTTAAGAGCCTTTTGAACATCAAATGGGATGATATAACCGATGCGGTTCCTGCGTTTGTCACACTTACGATGATTCCGTTCACGTACTCAATTGCAAACGGTATTGCCCTTGGAATAATAACATATCCTATCGTCAAAACGCTCTCTGGAAAGCGCAAAGAAGTCCACTGGTTCACATGGATGCTCGCAATCCTCTTTATCGCATATCTGACGTTCTTTAGAGAATAA
- a CDS encoding IS110 family transposase: MDNFPVFVGIDVSKDKFNVCAISNPSSIIFESSFDMSQQGFSSFANKLSAFPKQSIIIAMESTGCYHLNLLAFLSSNDFACAVFNPLTVKNFASLRKTKTDKIDARIIATALFYLQHQIPSSAFVNSELRDIVRARENIIHRIAKVKGNIEKLLNVLFPELERVTNIYSDTILNLLSHFPSAKAIQKARNLDVFFSKDRGRSTKLNAQKLKELANNSIAQYWPMKEKILVQNIKELQFLQQQLEEYDKMMKEYCECSAINLDIEILTSIPGIGENSAMHFLAEVGDISRFSTYKKLIAYCGLDPSIAQSGKSKVEGHISKRGNAHLRRILWLMAVSVVIHNEYFRTYYERKRQQGLPYKKAIMSVVHKLLRTLYAMLRKKEKFNIDYAISHSKQKFNFA, translated from the coding sequence ATGGATAACTTCCCTGTTTTCGTCGGCATCGATGTTTCCAAGGATAAGTTCAACGTCTGCGCTATCTCTAATCCCAGTTCCATCATCTTCGAATCTTCTTTCGATATGTCCCAGCAAGGCTTTTCCTCCTTCGCAAACAAACTCTCTGCCTTCCCAAAACAATCCATCATCATCGCTATGGAATCTACTGGCTGTTATCATCTCAACCTTCTGGCTTTCCTTTCTTCCAACGACTTTGCTTGCGCTGTTTTTAATCCTCTAACTGTTAAAAACTTTGCTTCTCTTCGAAAGACCAAAACCGACAAAATCGATGCTCGCATTATCGCTACTGCTTTGTTTTACCTACAACATCAAATTCCTTCTTCTGCTTTTGTCAACTCTGAGCTTCGTGATATTGTCAGAGCACGCGAAAACATTATCCACCGCATCGCAAAAGTTAAAGGCAATATCGAAAAACTGCTCAACGTTCTTTTCCCTGAACTCGAAAGAGTTACCAATATCTACAGTGACACTATCCTCAATCTTCTTTCTCATTTCCCTTCTGCCAAGGCTATTCAAAAGGCTCGTAATCTGGATGTGTTCTTTTCCAAAGACCGTGGCAGAAGTACAAAACTTAATGCTCAAAAACTTAAAGAACTCGCTAATAACTCGATTGCTCAATATTGGCCGATGAAAGAAAAGATTCTTGTGCAAAATATCAAAGAACTACAATTTTTACAGCAACAGCTTGAAGAATACGACAAGATGATGAAAGAATATTGCGAATGTAGTGCGATAAACCTTGATATCGAGATACTCACGTCAATACCAGGTATTGGTGAAAACAGCGCGATGCATTTCTTGGCAGAAGTTGGAGATATCTCAAGATTTAGTACATACAAAAAACTCATTGCGTATTGTGGACTCGATCCAAGCATTGCCCAATCAGGCAAAAGCAAAGTAGAAGGACACATATCGAAAAGGGGCAATGCCCACCTAAGACGAATACTATGGCTAATGGCAGTGAGTGTAGTGATTCACAACGAATATTTCCGAACATACTATGAACGAAAAAGGCAGCAAGGTTTACCGTACAAAAAAGCGATAATGTCAGTAGTACACAAGTTATTGCGAACGTTGTACGCAATGTTGAGAAAGAAAGAGAAGTTCAATATTGATTATGCTATCTCACACTCAAAACAAAAATTTAATTTTGCATAG